The Aureispira anguillae genome contains a region encoding:
- a CDS encoding GH1 family beta-glucosidase, producing the protein MNRRNFIKLSSSALGAALVANPLDVLAMNTPDFTKADFGPDFKWGIAASAYQIEGAWNEDGKGPSIWDTFTHNKPHKIKNRHNSDVSYDFYHNYKEDIALIKELNFEVFRFSFSWSRIFPEGIGRVNQKGIDFYHRVIDRCLELGIEPWALMYHFDLPQALEDKGGWANRDMINWFDEYTHKVTTEYGDKVKTWFAQNEPIGFTLGGYLAMYHAPGYFAPQKFLKAIHHALMCQASAGRIMKENVPDGQVGAALSCAYVRPKNQKKRHLEAAHRMDIILNRLCIEPHLGMGYPTERFPFLDKIHRYVQAGDLEKLKFDFDFVGLQNYTQFVARHALLPCVWAFEQKPKNRGIPPEMITEMGWEVCPEGMYNIIKQYAAYENLPPIMITENGCAMPDKLEDGKVHDQRRIDFYQSYMKQVLKAKREGVDIRGYFAWTIMDNFEWAEGFDPRFGLVHVDWKTQKRTIKDSGLWFKNFLKD; encoded by the coding sequence ATGAATCGTAGAAATTTTATAAAATTATCCTCTAGCGCCTTAGGTGCTGCCTTGGTCGCTAATCCTTTAGACGTATTGGCTATGAATACACCTGATTTTACAAAGGCAGATTTTGGACCTGATTTTAAATGGGGAATAGCGGCTTCTGCTTATCAAATAGAAGGTGCATGGAATGAAGATGGCAAAGGTCCCTCTATTTGGGATACCTTTACGCATAATAAGCCCCATAAAATAAAAAATAGGCATAACTCAGATGTTTCCTATGATTTTTATCACAATTACAAAGAAGATATTGCCTTAATAAAAGAACTCAATTTTGAGGTGTTTCGATTTTCTTTTTCTTGGTCTAGAATTTTTCCAGAAGGAATTGGGAGAGTAAATCAAAAGGGCATTGATTTTTATCATCGGGTGATTGATCGTTGTTTAGAATTAGGGATAGAGCCTTGGGCTTTGATGTATCATTTTGACTTGCCTCAAGCACTAGAAGATAAGGGAGGCTGGGCAAACCGAGATATGATTAATTGGTTTGACGAATATACACACAAAGTTACGACCGAATATGGGGATAAGGTAAAAACATGGTTTGCTCAAAACGAACCAATTGGTTTTACTTTGGGGGGCTATTTAGCAATGTATCACGCCCCTGGTTATTTTGCGCCTCAAAAATTCCTAAAGGCAATACATCATGCCTTGATGTGCCAAGCTTCTGCTGGGCGAATTATGAAAGAAAATGTGCCCGATGGGCAAGTTGGCGCAGCGTTGTCTTGTGCTTATGTGCGTCCCAAAAACCAAAAGAAACGACATTTAGAAGCAGCACACCGAATGGACATTATTCTAAATCGTCTTTGTATTGAACCTCATTTGGGAATGGGCTATCCAACAGAGCGTTTTCCTTTTCTAGATAAAATTCATCGTTATGTCCAAGCTGGAGATCTTGAAAAATTAAAATTTGATTTTGATTTTGTTGGCTTGCAGAATTATACACAATTTGTTGCTAGACATGCTTTGTTGCCTTGTGTCTGGGCCTTTGAACAAAAACCTAAAAATAGAGGCATTCCCCCTGAAATGATTACCGAAATGGGGTGGGAGGTTTGCCCCGAAGGAATGTATAATATCATCAAACAGTATGCGGCTTATGAAAATCTGCCTCCAATCATGATTACAGAAAATGGCTGTGCTATGCCTGATAAGCTTGAAGATGGGAAGGTGCATGACCAACGGCGCATTGATTTTTATCAAAGCTACATGAAACAAGTGTTGAAAGCAAAGCGAGAAGGGGTAGATATTCGTGGTTATTTTGCGTGGACAATTATGGACAATTTTGAATGGGCTGAGGGCTTTGATCCTCGATTTGGATTGGTACATGTGGATTGGAAAACGCAAAAACGTACCATTAAAGATTCGGGGCTTTGGTTCAAGAACTTTTTGAAGGATTAA